The Arsenophonus sp. genome contains a region encoding:
- the rpiA gene encoding ribose-5-phosphate isomerase RpiA → MKNQEILKKIAARYALKYITANLTIGVGSGSTVNYFINELQKKSKIIKGVVPASISSSEKLKSLNIPLLKIKDIKSIDLYIDSADEVDDNLMMIKGGGGALTCEKILVGMSKKFIGIADEYKKVNVLGKFPLPIEILPIAYNHVMEKLLFLGGLPKLRKNFFTDHGNIIIDIYQLKISNPKKIETQINMIPGVITVGLFTHHKANFFILAKKNNTIKIIHAK, encoded by the coding sequence ATGAAAAACCAAGAAATTTTAAAAAAAATAGCTGCTCGTTATGCTTTAAAATACATTACTGCTAATTTGACTATTGGCGTAGGTAGTGGTTCTACTGTTAATTACTTTATTAACGAATTACAAAAAAAATCAAAAATAATTAAAGGAGTTGTACCAGCATCTATATCTTCTAGTGAAAAACTAAAATCTTTAAATATTCCTTTATTAAAAATAAAGGATATAAAATCTATCGATCTTTATATAGATAGTGCTGATGAAGTTGATGATAATTTAATGATGATTAAAGGAGGAGGAGGCGCATTAACTTGTGAAAAAATATTAGTAGGAATGTCTAAAAAATTTATAGGAATTGCAGATGAATATAAAAAAGTTAATGTTTTAGGAAAATTCCCATTACCTATAGAAATATTACCCATTGCATATAATCATGTAATGGAGAAATTATTATTTTTAGGAGGATTACCCAAACTAAGAAAAAATTTTTTTACAGATCACGGAAATATTATTATTGACATATATCAATTGAAAATATCAAATCCTAAAAAAATAGAAACACAAATAAATATGATTCCAGGAGTTATTACAGTAGGACTATTTACACACCATAAAGCAAATTTTTTTATATTAGCTAAAAAAAATAATACTATAAAAATTATACATGCAAAATAA
- the rplS gene encoding 50S ribosomal protein L19: MNNLIKKIEDEQIRNNVPIFRSGDTIEVQTWVLEGNKKRLQAFEGIVIAMRHKGLNSSFTVRKISHSEGVERVFPMYSNMIYSIKINKFGKVRRAKLYYLRFLFGKSARIKTRLINKDKKNDV, translated from the coding sequence ATGAATAATTTAATAAAAAAAATTGAAGATGAGCAAATTAGAAATAATGTTCCAATATTTCGTTCTGGAGATACTATAGAAGTACAAACATGGGTGTTAGAAGGCAATAAAAAGCGTTTACAAGCTTTTGAAGGTATAGTTATTGCTATGAGACATAAAGGATTAAATTCATCTTTTACTGTAAGAAAAATTTCTCATTCTGAAGGAGTTGAAAGGGTATTTCCAATGTATTCTAATATGATATATTCTATTAAGATTAATAAATTTGGAAAAGTAAGACGTGCAAAATTATATTACTTGCGTTTTCTTTTTGGAAAATCTGCTCGTATAAAAACACGTTTAATAAATAAGGATAAAAAAAATGATGTTTAA
- the trmD gene encoding tRNA (guanosine(37)-N1)-methyltransferase TrmD, which produces MNIGIISIFPKLFSSFIKYGIVGKAIKNNFLNVFFWNPRNYTYNDKYRRIDFPPYGGGSGMVMSIQPIRSAVKAAKKKLGNETKVLYLTPQGKTFTYKSVASFIKENKFICICGRYRGVDERVIQTLVDEEWSIGDYILTGGELPAMVLIDAISRFIPGVLNNKKSVNEDSFTDFLFDYPNYTKPFLFSGLMVPNVLLSGNHKLIKRWRLKQSLGKTWLKKPSLLKKKIFNSEEKMLLLEFQKEYNK; this is translated from the coding sequence ATGAATATTGGTATTATTAGCATTTTTCCAAAATTATTTTCTTCTTTTATTAAGTATGGCATTGTAGGGAAAGCTATAAAGAACAATTTTTTGAATGTTTTTTTTTGGAATCCAAGAAATTATACATATAATGATAAATATCGTCGAATTGATTTTCCACCTTATGGTGGTGGGTCTGGTATGGTTATGTCAATTCAACCTATTCGATCTGCTGTAAAGGCAGCAAAAAAAAAGTTAGGAAATGAAACAAAAGTATTATATTTAACTCCTCAGGGTAAAACTTTTACTTATAAAAGTGTTGCTTCTTTTATTAAAGAAAATAAATTTATTTGCATTTGTGGTAGATATAGAGGTGTTGATGAAAGAGTTATTCAAACATTAGTAGATGAAGAATGGTCTATTGGGGACTATATACTTACTGGTGGTGAATTACCTGCAATGGTTTTAATTGATGCTATTTCCAGATTTATTCCTGGTGTATTAAATAATAAAAAATCTGTAAATGAAGATTCATTTACAGATTTTTTATTTGATTATCCTAATTATACTAAACCTTTTTTGTTTTCTGGATTAATGGTTCCAAATGTTTTATTATCTGGCAATCATAAGTTGATTAAACGTTGGAGGTTAAAACAGTCATTAGGCAAGACGTGGTTAAAAAAACCTAGTCTTTTAAAAAAAAAGATATTTAATAGTGAAGAAAAAATGTTATTATTGGAGTTTCAAAAGGAATATAATAAATAA
- the rimM gene encoding ribosome maturation factor RimM (Essential for efficient processing of 16S rRNA), whose protein sequence is MFNNVNHENLIVLGKICSPYGVKGWIKIFSYSQIKSNIFNYSPWYIKELNKWKKIFVKNWQCYKKNFIFKIDYINDRDMAKRICNSYIFVKKKQLPILPLDEFYWFNILDCQVINIDGKLLGYVKDIIETGSNDVLIVRNSNHKLNEFLIPFILKKVIRRIDTFNKVIYVTWNQ, encoded by the coding sequence ATGTTTAATAATGTTAATCATGAAAATTTAATTGTTTTAGGAAAAATATGTAGTCCATATGGTGTTAAAGGATGGATAAAAATTTTTTCATATTCTCAAATAAAAAGTAATATTTTTAATTATTCTCCTTGGTATATTAAAGAATTAAATAAATGGAAAAAAATATTTGTAAAAAATTGGCAATGTTATAAAAAAAATTTCATATTTAAAATAGATTATATTAATGATAGAGATATGGCTAAAAGAATATGTAATAGTTATATTTTTGTAAAAAAAAAACAACTTCCAATTTTACCTTTAGATGAATTTTATTGGTTTAATATACTTGATTGCCAAGTAATCAATATTGATGGTAAATTATTGGGTTATGTTAAAGATATAATAGAAACAGGTTCAAATGATGTATTAATTGTACGTAATTCTAATCATAAATTAAATGAATTTTTAATACCTTTTATATTGAAAAAGGTTATTAGAAGAATAGATACTTTTAATAAAGTAATTTATGTTACTTGGAATCAATAA
- the rpsP gene encoding 30S ribosomal protein S16, with protein MVIIRLSRGGSKKRPFYQIVVADSRRARDGRFIEKIGYFNPISFNKEKKIKIDINRLNYWIGLGAKKSDIISSILKKMK; from the coding sequence ATGGTTATCATTCGTTTATCTAGAGGTGGATCAAAAAAACGTCCTTTTTACCAAATTGTTGTAGCAGATTCAAGAAGAGCTCGTGATGGAAGATTTATTGAAAAAATTGGATATTTCAATCCTATTTCTTTTAATAAAGAAAAAAAAATTAAAATTGATATTAATAGATTAAATTATTGGATTGGATTAGGAGCTAAAAAATCAGATATTATATCTAGTATTTTAAAAAAAATGAAATAA
- a CDS encoding signal recognition particle receptor subunit alpha, translating to MFKKITNRLANLFSNLRGYGRLTEKNIQESLRQVRVSLLEADLPLPVINSFVEIVKKKSLGQDINNSLNPGQVFIKIMYCELLNIMSYRNNKIFFKKKSLSIFIIIGLNGSGKTITSVKLGNFFRNRNNKKVLITSLDLYRSSSIKQLNDLSHLVKIDFFYPKKIKKIEEIVQESINYANQNLYNLLIIDTPGFIDCRQAEILKKIYFLTKSIKPIEIILVVDSMMGQASGNIAKSINNVLPCSSVILTKIDGNSRVGAAFSIFYYTKIPIKFLGTSEKVNKGLEFFNSKKIVSRIFGTDYSVFPNQETRDIIRLSTKLENYKKITKDYTLDDFLNQLNIFQKMGGIKKLINKYFGILEISNVILNKLNDKKIKDMKAIILSMTIQERKNPKIKNFRKKCIAYGSGTSVADINQLIIFFKSIKKLVKKTSHSSFYNILYSIKNIIKSNNFN from the coding sequence ATGTTTAAAAAAATAACTAATAGACTAGCAAATTTATTTAGTAATTTACGAGGATATGGTAGATTAACTGAAAAAAATATTCAAGAATCCTTAAGACAAGTACGTGTTTCTTTATTAGAAGCTGATCTTCCATTACCAGTAATAAATTCTTTTGTTGAAATTGTGAAAAAAAAATCACTTGGTCAAGATATTAATAATTCTTTAAATCCTGGTCAAGTATTTATAAAAATTATGTATTGTGAATTATTAAATATCATGAGTTATAGGAATAACAAGATTTTTTTTAAAAAAAAATCATTAAGTATTTTTATAATTATAGGATTAAATGGTTCAGGAAAAACAATTACATCAGTTAAATTAGGTAATTTTTTTCGAAATAGAAATAATAAAAAAGTATTAATTACTTCATTAGATTTATATCGTTCATCTAGTATTAAACAATTAAATGATTTATCTCATTTAGTTAAAATCGATTTTTTTTATCCAAAAAAAATTAAAAAAATCGAAGAAATAGTTCAAGAATCGATAAATTATGCAAATCAAAATTTATATAATTTACTTATTATAGATACTCCTGGATTCATAGATTGTCGTCAAGCAGAAATTTTAAAAAAAATTTATTTTTTAACTAAATCAATTAAACCTATTGAAATTATTTTAGTAGTAGATTCTATGATGGGTCAAGCATCAGGTAATATTGCTAAAAGTATTAATAATGTATTGCCGTGTAGTAGTGTTATTTTAACTAAGATCGATGGAAATTCGAGAGTTGGTGCTGCATTTTCTATTTTTTATTATACTAAAATACCTATTAAATTTTTAGGTACTAGTGAAAAAGTTAATAAAGGATTAGAATTTTTTAATTCTAAAAAAATAGTTTCACGTATTTTTGGAACAGATTATTCTGTTTTTCCTAATCAAGAGACAAGAGATATTATACGATTATCAACTAAATTAGAAAATTACAAAAAAATAACTAAAGATTATACTTTAGATGATTTTTTAAATCAATTAAATATATTTCAAAAAATGGGTGGTATTAAAAAGTTAATAAATAAATATTTTGGTATTTTAGAAATTTCTAATGTAATATTAAATAAGTTAAATGATAAAAAAATCAAGGATATGAAGGCGATTATTTTATCCATGACAATTCAAGAAAGAAAAAATCCTAAAATTAAAAATTTTCGTAAAAAATGTATTGCATATGGATCAGGAACTAGTGTTGCTGATATTAATCAATTAATCATTTTTTTTAAATCTATTAAAAAATTAGTAAAAAAAACATCTCATAGTTCTTTTTATAATATTTTATACAGTATAAAAAATATTATAAAATCCAATAATTTTAATTAA
- the dnaB gene encoding replicative DNA helicase produces the protein MEKNQKYLTENNKKIKNFNIPSYSLESEQSILGILMLDNQYIENVLDTLIYTDFYIQTHRLIFLEITYLFEQNKPIDLITLSESLERQGKLESVGGFSYLAELAKNIPTTSNIEAYIEIVRERSIIREIAKAASNISEAAYNLNGKKSDELLDFAESQIFKITESKINRNQGPKKIEELLNKTIKNIENLYKNPYKNITGLSTGYPDLDKKTAGLQNSDLIIIAARPSMGKTTFAMNLCENAALISNKPVLIFSLEMPANQIIIRMLSSLSRVEQSKIRTGQLHESDWNKISNTVSLLMKKRNIYIDDSSKLTPIELRSRSRKLYREHGGLSLIMLDYLQLMHAPYISDNRTLEIAEISRSLKSLAKELKIPIIALSQLNRSLEQRSDKKPMNSDLRESGSIEQDADLILFIYRDEIYNINSDLKGIAEIIIGKQRNGPIGNFRLTFNGQYSRFDNYAPPIYNKNNL, from the coding sequence ATGGAAAAAAATCAGAAATATTTAACTGAAAATAATAAAAAAATAAAGAATTTTAATATTCCATCATATTCTCTTGAATCTGAACAATCAATTTTAGGCATTTTAATGTTAGATAATCAATATATTGAAAATGTATTAGATACATTAATCTATACTGATTTTTATATTCAAACACATCGTTTAATATTTTTAGAAATCACTTATCTTTTTGAACAAAATAAACCTATCGATTTAATTACTTTATCAGAATCATTAGAAAGACAAGGCAAATTAGAAAGCGTTGGAGGATTTTCTTATTTAGCAGAATTAGCAAAAAATATTCCAACTACTTCAAATATAGAAGCTTATATCGAAATCGTAAGAGAACGATCTATTATTCGAGAAATTGCTAAAGCAGCAAGTAATATATCAGAAGCTGCCTATAATTTAAATGGAAAAAAAAGTGATGAATTACTAGATTTTGCTGAATCACAAATATTTAAAATCACAGAATCTAAAATTAATAGAAATCAAGGACCAAAAAAAATAGAAGAACTACTAAATAAAACAATAAAAAATATTGAAAATTTATATAAAAATCCCTACAAAAATATAACAGGATTATCTACTGGATATCCAGATCTTGATAAAAAAACTGCTGGATTACAAAATTCTGATTTAATCATTATTGCTGCAAGACCATCAATGGGCAAAACTACTTTTGCTATGAATTTATGTGAAAATGCAGCACTAATTAGTAATAAACCTGTTTTAATATTTAGTTTAGAAATGCCTGCTAATCAAATTATAATTCGTATGTTGTCTTCATTATCTAGAGTTGAACAAAGCAAAATTAGAACAGGACAATTACATGAGTCAGACTGGAATAAAATATCTAATACTGTTTCTTTATTAATGAAAAAACGTAATATTTATATTGATGATTCTTCTAAACTTACACCAATAGAACTTAGATCTCGTTCAAGAAAATTATATCGCGAACATGGTGGATTAAGTTTAATTATGTTAGATTATCTTCAATTAATGCATGCTCCATATATTTCAGATAACAGAACTTTAGAAATTGCTGAAATTTCAAGATCTCTTAAATCATTAGCAAAAGAACTAAAAATTCCAATCATAGCTTTATCTCAATTAAATCGTAGTTTAGAACAAAGATCTGACAAAAAACCAATGAATTCTGATTTACGTGAATCAGGATCAATTGAACAAGATGCAGATCTAATTTTATTTATATATAGAGATGAAATTTATAATATTAACTCTGATTTAAAAGGAATTGCAGAAATAATTATTGGAAAACAAAGAAACGGACCAATAGGAAATTTTCGTTTAACATTTAATGGACAATATTCAAGATTTGATAATTATGCACCACCAATTTATAACAAAAACAATCTTTAA